A portion of the Pseudoxanthomonas sp. JBR18 genome contains these proteins:
- a CDS encoding DUF4124 domain-containing protein: protein MRLSTCLILSVLLASPLAHGQSLYQWKDAQGVTHYSDTPPAGRNLEGKQINRADALARGEAPAGAEAAPVESAQCASAKLNQKILANSAPVRQMGADGKPGAVLTDEQRASQRSLADAAVKAYCTPATAATDPSGG, encoded by the coding sequence ATGCGCCTGTCCACCTGCCTGATCCTGTCGGTCCTGCTGGCGTCTCCGCTGGCCCACGGCCAGAGCCTCTATCAGTGGAAAGACGCGCAGGGCGTCACCCACTACTCCGACACCCCGCCGGCGGGACGCAACCTCGAGGGCAAGCAGATCAACCGCGCCGATGCCCTGGCCCGTGGCGAGGCGCCGGCAGGTGCAGAAGCCGCACCGGTCGAAAGCGCCCAGTGCGCCAGCGCCAAACTCAACCAGAAGATCCTGGCCAACAGCGCCCCGGTCCGGCAGATGGGCGCCGACGGCAAGCCCGGCGCAGTGCTGACCGACGAGCAGCGCGCCAGCCAGCGCTCCCTGGCCGACGCGGCGGTCAAGGCCTACTGCACACCGGCCACCGCCGCGACGGATCCGTCCGGCGGCTGA